From one Microbulbifer sp. A4B17 genomic stretch:
- a CDS encoding nucleoside triphosphate pyrophosphatase: MTKSASDSRLLLASGSPRRAELLAQIGVSFSQFSPAIVEQQQPNESPLEYIERLAHDKAVAGFQAAGAPEGFWSLGADTVVMAGERLLEKPKDFTDFESMMLALSGTEHSVFTAVCLRSNERQFSRMVETRVRFRHLSKIQIENYWKTGEPADKAGGYGIQGFGAALVEGFSGSYSNVVGLPLEALVPMLEHAGISYWQEGQS; encoded by the coding sequence GTGACAAAAAGCGCTTCAGACAGTCGACTTCTTCTAGCCTCGGGTTCGCCGCGCCGCGCCGAATTATTGGCTCAAATTGGGGTGTCTTTCTCCCAATTTTCCCCCGCAATTGTAGAACAGCAGCAACCTAATGAAAGCCCTCTTGAGTACATAGAACGCCTGGCTCACGACAAGGCCGTTGCTGGATTTCAAGCTGCTGGTGCTCCAGAAGGGTTCTGGTCCTTAGGGGCGGACACTGTGGTTATGGCGGGTGAGAGGCTGTTGGAAAAGCCCAAAGACTTCACTGACTTCGAATCCATGATGTTGGCTCTATCGGGAACTGAGCATTCAGTATTCACAGCAGTGTGCCTGCGCTCAAATGAGCGTCAGTTTAGCCGCATGGTGGAAACGCGGGTCAGATTCCGTCATTTATCCAAAATCCAGATAGAAAATTATTGGAAGACCGGAGAACCCGCCGACAAAGCGGGTGGTTACGGCATCCAGGGTTTTGGTGCCGCTTTGGTAGAAGGCTTTAGTGGCAGTTATAGCAATGTTGTTGGGCTTCCTTTGGAAGCCCTGGTCCCGATGCTGGAACATGCGGGGATTTCCTATTGGCAGGAGGGCCAATCTTGA
- the mreD gene encoding rod shape-determining protein MreD, with the protein MEDILLQANNRWFIAVTILLSLLLAVMPLPQQWLWFRPAFPALLVIFWITRMPQTLGVGFAWMIGIVQDLATGASLGTHALALSVLAYFSLLTYQRTRAFNPAQQLLWVFVLVGIHQVVGNWVHGLEGKSVPGLTFLWPALTTALLWPWVIPWLRSLSGRLHVR; encoded by the coding sequence ATGGAGGACATTCTGTTGCAAGCGAATAACCGCTGGTTTATCGCGGTCACTATTCTGCTGTCACTGCTTCTCGCGGTTATGCCCCTGCCACAGCAGTGGCTCTGGTTTCGGCCGGCATTTCCGGCTTTGCTGGTGATATTCTGGATTACCCGAATGCCCCAGACCCTGGGGGTGGGGTTCGCTTGGATGATCGGTATTGTCCAGGATTTAGCTACGGGAGCCAGCCTGGGAACCCACGCCCTCGCGCTGTCGGTCCTCGCCTATTTCAGCCTGCTCACTTACCAGCGCACCCGGGCATTTAACCCGGCCCAGCAACTGCTGTGGGTATTTGTTCTTGTTGGTATTCATCAGGTAGTGGGCAATTGGGTGCATGGTCTAGAAGGCAAATCGGTGCCCGGGCTGACTTTCCTATGGCCTGCCCTGACTACAGCCCTGCTCTGGCCTTGGGTGATCCCATGGCTTAGGAGCCTTTCCGGGCGTTTGCACGTTCGTTGA
- the mreC gene encoding rod shape-determining protein MreC, whose protein sequence is MKPLFTRGPSAEYRLGFLAILAISLIVSDHYTNWFQPVRERLSGIIAPLYWVTGAPERVGDWADEQFRSREELQEENSRLKRQVLLLEQRSQLLAAVKAENTQLKELMNSAEMVDDRVLVAQVIGVTPDPLEHVLLIDKGRDDGIDIGTPVMDASGLLGQVIEAGDSYSRILLITDSSHAIPVQVLRNSMRTVAEGTGDLYRLKLRHLANTSDIREGDLLLSSGLGSRFPAGYPVGEVISVQRDPGKPFAEAEVLPRGRMNRSRFVLAVIGNGGHSVASE, encoded by the coding sequence GTGAAACCGCTATTTACCCGCGGTCCCTCTGCCGAATACCGCCTGGGCTTTCTCGCCATACTCGCCATCTCGCTGATTGTTTCCGATCATTACACCAATTGGTTCCAGCCTGTGCGCGAACGTTTATCCGGGATTATTGCCCCACTTTACTGGGTTACGGGTGCTCCTGAGCGCGTTGGCGACTGGGCAGATGAACAGTTTCGCTCCCGTGAGGAGTTGCAAGAGGAGAACAGTCGTCTCAAGCGCCAGGTGCTGCTACTGGAGCAGCGCAGCCAGCTATTGGCTGCCGTCAAAGCGGAGAATACCCAGCTTAAAGAGCTGATGAACTCGGCAGAAATGGTTGACGACCGGGTACTGGTGGCGCAGGTGATAGGCGTTACCCCCGATCCATTGGAGCATGTGCTACTGATCGACAAGGGCCGCGATGACGGCATTGATATCGGCACGCCGGTAATGGATGCCAGTGGATTGCTGGGGCAGGTCATTGAAGCTGGTGATTCCTATAGCCGTATCCTGCTGATTACTGATTCCAGCCACGCTATTCCCGTCCAGGTTCTGCGCAACAGTATGCGCACCGTCGCTGAGGGCACTGGTGACCTGTATCGCCTGAAGTTACGCCATCTAGCCAATACCAGCGATATTCGCGAGGGCGATTTGCTGCTGAGTTCTGGGTTGGGTAGTCGCTTTCCCGCGGGTTATCCGGTTGGGGAGGTTATCTCGGTGCAGAGAGACCCGGGTAAACCTTTTGCGGAGGCTGAAGTGTTGCCAAGGGGGCGCATGAATCGCAGCCGTTTTGTATTGGCAGTTATCGGCAATGGAGGACATTCTGTTGCAAGCGAATAA
- a CDS encoding rod shape-determining protein, whose protein sequence is MFKRLRGMFSSDLSIDLGTANTLIYVRDRGVVLDEPSVVAIRHYNGQKIVEAVGVEAKRMLGRTPGNITAIRPLKDGVIADFQVTEKMLQHFIKKVHENSWMRPSPRVLVCVPCQSTEVERRAIRESALGAGAREVSLIEEPMAAAIGAGLNVEEASGSMVVDIGGGTTEIAIISLNGVVYSDSVRIGGDRFDEAIVNYVRRNYGSVIGDATAERIKEEIGCAYAGSEVREIDVRGRNLAEGVPRSFTLNSDEILEALQEPLTGIVQAVKSALEQSPPELASDIAERGMVLTGGGALLRDLDRLLMEESGLPVIVADDPLTCVARGGGKALDMLDRSRLYLMSN, encoded by the coding sequence ATGTTTAAACGTTTGCGGGGTATGTTTTCCAGTGATCTCTCCATCGACCTGGGAACTGCCAACACGCTGATTTACGTTCGCGATCGCGGCGTAGTACTCGACGAACCCTCAGTCGTCGCAATCCGTCACTACAATGGCCAGAAAATCGTTGAGGCTGTCGGAGTAGAAGCCAAACGCATGCTCGGCCGGACTCCTGGCAATATTACCGCTATTCGCCCGCTGAAGGACGGTGTTATCGCCGACTTCCAAGTGACCGAGAAAATGTTGCAGCACTTTATCAAGAAAGTGCACGAAAATAGCTGGATGCGCCCGAGTCCGAGAGTGCTGGTTTGTGTTCCCTGCCAGTCCACAGAAGTGGAGCGCCGTGCCATTCGCGAGTCGGCCCTGGGTGCAGGCGCTCGCGAAGTGTCACTGATTGAAGAGCCCATGGCTGCTGCCATAGGCGCAGGCTTGAATGTCGAGGAAGCGAGCGGCTCCATGGTGGTGGATATCGGTGGGGGCACCACTGAGATCGCCATTATCTCCCTGAATGGTGTGGTTTATTCCGATTCAGTGCGTATCGGTGGTGACCGTTTTGATGAAGCTATCGTCAACTATGTGCGTCGCAACTACGGCAGCGTGATTGGTGATGCAACTGCTGAACGGATCAAAGAGGAAATCGGCTGTGCTTATGCAGGCAGTGAAGTTCGTGAAATCGACGTGCGCGGACGCAACCTGGCCGAGGGTGTACCTCGCAGCTTTACCTTGAACTCCGATGAAATTCTTGAGGCCCTGCAAGAGCCTCTGACAGGTATTGTTCAGGCTGTAAAAAGTGCGCTGGAACAATCTCCCCCCGAACTGGCTTCCGATATCGCTGAGCGCGGTATGGTGCTGACTGGTGGTGGTGCTCTGTTACGCGATCTGGACCGCCTGTTGATGGAAGAATCGGGCTTACCAGTGATTGTTGCTGATGACCCTCTGACCTGTGTGGCTCGGGGCGGCGGCAAAGCACTGGATATGCTGGATCGCAGCCGCCTCTACCTGATGTCTAATTAG
- the gatC gene encoding Asp-tRNA(Asn)/Glu-tRNA(Gln) amidotransferase subunit GatC yields the protein MTVDTQTVEKLAELARIAISKETIEEVSNRLGDVLQLVDQLQSTNTDGIAPMAHPLDEVQKLRTDAVTETDNREDFLKLAPQTEEGLYLVPKVID from the coding sequence ATGACAGTGGATACGCAAACTGTAGAAAAACTTGCGGAACTGGCCCGAATCGCCATATCCAAAGAAACCATCGAAGAAGTCAGCAACCGTCTCGGCGATGTATTGCAACTGGTCGACCAGCTGCAATCCACCAATACCGATGGTATCGCCCCGATGGCGCACCCACTGGACGAAGTCCAAAAGCTGCGTACCGACGCAGTGACAGAGACTGACAATCGAGAAGACTTCCTAAAGCTGGCTCCCCAAACCGAAGAAGGCCTCTACCTGGTTCCCAAAGTGATTGATTAG
- the gatA gene encoding Asp-tRNA(Asn)/Glu-tRNA(Gln) amidotransferase subunit GatA, whose product MHQLTIAEIIRGLRSKEFSSTELTHHLLGRIQQLDSNYNSFITVTEESALAQAAAADQRLANGEAPALCGVPIAHKDIICTNGVRTSCASKMLDNFIPPYDATVVDNLNAAGTVSLGKTNMDEFAMGSSNESSFYGPVKNPWNTRCVPGGSSGGSAAAVAAQLIPGATATDTGGSIRQPAALTNTTGLKPTYGRISRYGIVAYASSLDQAGPIARNAEDAAYLLSAMASHDPKDSTSLKQQPTDFTAELNNPITGLRIGVPREYFGEGLNPETASRVQEALRAFEKLGAQLVDISLPHTELAIPAYYVIAPAEASANLSRFDGVRYGYRCEEPKDLRDLYMRSRGEGFGEEVQRRILVGTYALSAGYYDAYYNKAQQARRLIKQDFVEAFEKVDVIMGPTTPSPAFELGAKSADPVAMYLEDIYTIATNLAGLPGMSAPCGLVDNMPVGLQITGNYLEEARMLNIAHQYQQVTDWHKASAV is encoded by the coding sequence ATGCATCAGCTTACTATCGCCGAGATCATCCGTGGATTGCGGAGCAAAGAGTTCTCAAGTACAGAACTAACCCACCATTTACTCGGCCGCATCCAGCAACTGGACAGCAACTACAACAGCTTTATTACCGTCACTGAAGAGAGCGCCCTAGCGCAAGCCGCGGCCGCCGACCAACGCCTGGCCAACGGGGAGGCACCAGCACTGTGCGGTGTGCCTATTGCCCACAAAGATATTATTTGCACTAACGGCGTGCGCACCAGCTGTGCCTCAAAAATGCTGGATAATTTTATCCCTCCCTACGATGCCACAGTGGTAGATAACCTCAACGCTGCCGGCACCGTCTCCCTGGGCAAGACCAATATGGATGAATTCGCCATGGGCTCATCCAACGAAAGCAGCTTTTACGGCCCAGTAAAAAACCCTTGGAATACCCGCTGTGTGCCCGGCGGTTCCTCCGGTGGCTCAGCTGCGGCAGTTGCTGCACAACTGATACCCGGCGCCACAGCTACCGATACCGGCGGCTCTATCCGCCAGCCGGCAGCGTTGACAAATACCACCGGGCTGAAGCCCACCTATGGGCGCATTTCCCGTTACGGTATCGTTGCCTACGCCTCCAGCCTGGATCAGGCCGGCCCTATAGCCCGCAATGCGGAAGACGCTGCTTATTTGCTCTCCGCCATGGCCAGCCACGACCCGAAAGATTCCACCAGTCTGAAGCAGCAGCCCACTGACTTTACCGCCGAACTGAATAACCCGATCACCGGGCTGCGGATCGGAGTACCCCGAGAGTACTTTGGGGAAGGCCTTAACCCTGAAACCGCAAGTCGGGTTCAAGAGGCTTTGAGAGCGTTTGAAAAGCTGGGGGCGCAACTGGTCGATATCAGCCTGCCACATACCGAGTTAGCGATACCTGCTTACTATGTGATCGCCCCCGCTGAAGCCTCTGCCAACCTGTCTCGATTCGATGGGGTTCGCTATGGCTACCGCTGTGAAGAGCCCAAAGACCTGCGCGATCTCTATATGCGCTCCCGTGGTGAAGGCTTCGGCGAAGAAGTGCAGCGTCGAATCCTGGTAGGCACCTACGCCCTGTCCGCCGGTTATTACGATGCTTATTACAACAAAGCCCAACAGGCCCGACGCCTGATCAAGCAGGACTTTGTCGAAGCATTCGAAAAAGTGGATGTGATTATGGGCCCCACGACCCCCTCCCCCGCTTTCGAGCTTGGCGCAAAGAGCGCTGACCCGGTAGCTATGTACCTGGAGGATATCTACACCATCGCCACCAACCTAGCCGGACTACCGGGCATGTCTGCACCCTGTGGCCTGGTGGACAATATGCCGGTGGGCCTGCAAATAACCGGCAATTACCTGGAAGAGGCGCGCATGCTCAACATCGCCCACCAATACCAACAGGTAACCGACTGGCACAAAGCCAGCGCCGTATAA
- the gatB gene encoding Asp-tRNA(Asn)/Glu-tRNA(Gln) amidotransferase subunit GatB, with amino-acid sequence MEWEIVIGLEIHVQLSTQSKLFSGASIRFGAEPNTQACAVDLAMPGTLPVPNEEAFRFAVMFGLAMNAEIGKRSVFERKNYFYPDLPKGYQTTQLEQPIVGPGEVEIHLEDGSSKKVRLHHAHLEEDAGKSLHEDFHGMSGIDLNRAGTPLIEIVSEPDMRSAAEAVAYLKKIHSIVTYLGISDGDMSQGSLRCDANVSVRLKGEEKLGTRTELKNINSFRFVERAIKVEAERQIDILEDGGTITQETRLYDADKNETRSMRSKEVANDYRYFPCPDLLPVVLTDEYVEQLRNILPELPDAKAARFQAEYQLSAYDADQLTQERASADYFETVSKSCGESKLAANWINGELAALLNRRELTISQSPVSADQLAGLIARIKDNTISSKIAKQVFEAIADGEGSADEVIEKRGLKQVSDTGAIEKMVDEVIAASDAQVENYRKADESKRPKMMGYFVGQIMKASKGQANPQMINKILKQKLDALL; translated from the coding sequence GTGGAATGGGAAATCGTTATCGGGTTGGAAATTCACGTCCAGCTCTCCACCCAGTCAAAACTCTTTTCCGGCGCTAGCATCCGCTTTGGCGCCGAGCCGAATACCCAGGCTTGCGCCGTGGACCTGGCTATGCCGGGCACACTGCCGGTACCGAATGAGGAAGCATTTCGTTTTGCAGTAATGTTCGGCCTGGCGATGAACGCAGAGATCGGCAAGCGCTCTGTTTTTGAACGCAAGAATTACTTCTATCCCGACTTGCCCAAGGGCTATCAAACCACTCAATTGGAACAGCCGATTGTCGGCCCAGGTGAAGTGGAAATTCACCTGGAAGATGGCAGCAGTAAGAAAGTGCGTTTGCATCACGCTCACCTGGAGGAAGATGCCGGTAAATCCCTGCATGAAGATTTCCACGGAATGTCCGGTATCGACCTGAACCGCGCAGGTACGCCACTGATTGAGATTGTCTCTGAACCGGATATGCGCAGTGCCGCCGAGGCTGTGGCTTACCTGAAAAAAATTCACAGTATCGTAACCTACCTGGGCATTTCCGATGGTGATATGTCCCAGGGCTCACTGCGCTGTGATGCCAATGTATCCGTGCGTTTGAAAGGCGAAGAAAAACTCGGCACCCGCACAGAATTAAAAAACATCAATTCTTTCCGTTTTGTCGAGCGCGCAATTAAAGTCGAAGCTGAACGTCAGATCGACATCCTGGAAGACGGCGGCACCATTACCCAGGAAACCCGCCTCTACGACGCGGACAAAAATGAAACCCGCTCTATGCGCAGCAAAGAAGTGGCCAATGATTACCGCTACTTCCCCTGCCCGGACCTTCTGCCAGTTGTACTCACTGATGAATATGTCGAGCAACTGCGCAACATCCTGCCAGAACTGCCTGATGCAAAAGCAGCCCGCTTCCAAGCGGAATACCAGCTATCTGCTTATGATGCAGACCAGCTGACACAGGAGCGTGCCAGTGCAGACTATTTTGAAACTGTGAGCAAATCCTGTGGCGAATCCAAGCTTGCCGCCAACTGGATTAACGGTGAACTGGCAGCGCTGCTCAACCGTCGTGAACTAACCATTTCACAATCCCCGGTTTCTGCCGACCAGCTGGCTGGACTAATCGCGCGCATCAAAGACAACACCATTTCCAGCAAAATCGCCAAACAGGTATTCGAGGCTATTGCCGACGGCGAGGGCAGTGCCGACGAAGTCATCGAAAAGCGTGGCCTGAAACAGGTTTCCGATACCGGCGCTATCGAAAAAATGGTGGATGAGGTGATCGCTGCAAGCGATGCTCAAGTGGAAAACTACCGCAAGGCCGATGAATCAAAACGCCCCAAAATGATGGGGTATTTCGTCGGGCAAATTATGAAAGCGTCCAAAGGGCAGGCAAACCCGCAGATGATTAATAAAATCCTCAAGCAAAAATTGGACGCACTACTTTAA
- a CDS encoding PA4642 family protein: MSLKKDKQKVLGEVFDEERIAGFLIGEAPAGVNRDFHLLERAYRSMKAESFATFVKLFLAEGLDLNSPGPDGKTLLARIAEHRQGAEYSEILKAAGAN; encoded by the coding sequence TTGAGCCTGAAAAAAGACAAACAGAAAGTACTCGGAGAAGTTTTTGACGAGGAGCGTATTGCTGGATTCTTGATTGGTGAAGCCCCCGCAGGCGTAAACCGGGATTTTCATCTGCTCGAGCGCGCCTACCGAAGCATGAAAGCAGAGAGCTTTGCCACATTTGTTAAGCTGTTTCTCGCTGAAGGCCTGGATCTAAACAGCCCCGGCCCCGATGGAAAAACCCTGCTGGCACGTATTGCTGAACACCGCCAGGGCGCAGAATATAGCGAGATTTTAAAAGCCGCTGGTGCCAACTGA
- the cysZ gene encoding sulfate transporter CysZ yields MTSNPVHGIDALVRGIHLITRRELRPFILVPLLINLVLFIIITGIMISQLGGLSDYIGSLLSHTPVNTENMSWWEAIMAKGAAWTASVFRWLAWIIALIVLFLFFLAYGYLFSVITNIIAAPFNGLLAEKVEELLTGKAPPAEPIMQMVWRTLGRELRKLGYFIFWGLIVFIIATITSWTIIIPAVLTAVWGAWCMAIQYVDYPLDNHQRPFDELKTVLRRRKLTSLTFGGTVMLAKMVPILNIFIMPAAVAGGTALWIERLRIEGDPGTQTPVLQ; encoded by the coding sequence ATGACTTCAAATCCCGTTCACGGTATCGACGCATTGGTGCGCGGTATCCACTTGATTACCCGGCGAGAGTTGCGCCCTTTTATCCTGGTGCCGCTACTGATAAATCTGGTGCTGTTTATTATTATCACCGGAATTATGATTTCTCAGCTGGGAGGACTTAGCGACTATATCGGCAGCTTGCTCTCCCACACGCCGGTAAATACGGAAAACATGTCCTGGTGGGAAGCCATTATGGCCAAGGGCGCTGCCTGGACCGCCAGTGTTTTTCGCTGGCTGGCCTGGATTATTGCACTAATAGTGCTTTTTCTATTTTTCCTTGCCTACGGCTATTTATTTAGCGTTATCACCAACATTATTGCAGCTCCCTTTAACGGTTTGCTTGCTGAGAAAGTGGAGGAGCTACTAACCGGTAAAGCTCCTCCTGCCGAGCCGATAATGCAAATGGTATGGCGTACCCTTGGCCGGGAATTGCGTAAGCTGGGTTACTTTATATTTTGGGGTTTGATCGTATTTATTATTGCCACCATCACCAGCTGGACCATTATTATCCCCGCAGTGCTCACCGCAGTTTGGGGCGCTTGGTGTATGGCTATTCAATACGTTGACTACCCACTGGATAACCACCAACGGCCATTTGATGAATTAAAAACGGTACTGCGCCGCCGTAAGCTCACCAGCCTTACATTTGGCGGGACCGTGATGCTTGCCAAAATGGTGCCGATTTTAAATATCTTTATTATGCCTGCGGCAGTAGCTGGCGGTACGGCTCTGTGGATTGAAAGATTGCGTATCGAGGGAGATCCGGGAACTCAAACTCCGGTACTTCAATAA
- a CDS encoding acyltransferase family protein, with the protein MSSIGYRRDIDGLRALAVLPVVLAHAGLPGFSGGFVGVDIFFVISGYLITSILVKEIGEDRFSLANFYERRARRILPALFFVLAATIAASWFVLPPEPFKELGQSVLATLLFVSNFWFWQSTEDYFGAGADWQPLLHTWSLSVEEQFYLFFPLLLCLLASRSRRSKLLVVAGLSILSLGYSIWATNALPFANYFLTPSRIWELGLGALLALGAFPQVRKAWLLELVAAAGIAMILCSVFVYDSSTPFPGIAALLPCIGAAALIWTGGCRQTVVARLLQLRILVAVGLISYSLYLWHWPILVLLRLLNGAAELPLILALAAIVLSLILAWLSWRFVEAPFRRTPAKGLSRRGLALSLGAVGTLIMSVSLVINIKKGVPSRLPEPVYSAYESARSRTPEERRCMKLAPSEGLCEVGAPDDDSQVDYLLWGDSHAGAFIPGFERWLEAEGYSGIVAAKSACAPLLDVIRLEMGASHGCDRFNEDVMGMLERRSDIGTVVLVARWALLAEGTRSPGEGGPSAVLGLAGDKDGPQINGVQSSRNYELFDYGLRQTIARIRASGRSVVIIEGIPEISFSVPLAIASAEFIGARVQAAPTLEQVVERNSRVRATFEALSEEFEIQRGSLVPELCPSECQIQVEGRSLYRDDDHLSTFGSEMLVPGLMNRLLMASSNIRPGG; encoded by the coding sequence ATGAGCAGTATTGGGTACCGTCGAGACATCGATGGGTTGCGCGCATTAGCAGTTCTTCCTGTTGTTTTGGCCCATGCAGGGTTACCGGGTTTCTCCGGTGGCTTTGTTGGGGTCGATATCTTTTTTGTTATTTCCGGTTACCTGATTACCAGTATCCTGGTGAAGGAAATCGGCGAAGACCGTTTCTCCCTGGCTAATTTTTACGAGCGTCGCGCTCGCCGTATCCTGCCCGCATTATTTTTTGTGCTGGCGGCCACGATTGCCGCGAGCTGGTTTGTATTGCCGCCAGAACCGTTTAAAGAGCTTGGGCAGTCGGTACTGGCAACACTCCTGTTTGTATCAAATTTCTGGTTTTGGCAGAGCACTGAAGATTATTTTGGCGCGGGGGCAGATTGGCAGCCGCTGTTGCACACTTGGTCACTGTCAGTTGAAGAGCAGTTTTATCTGTTTTTCCCATTATTGCTGTGTTTGCTGGCTTCTCGCAGCCGGCGCTCTAAATTGCTGGTTGTGGCGGGGCTATCAATACTCTCTCTCGGCTACTCAATTTGGGCAACCAATGCCCTGCCTTTTGCCAATTATTTCCTGACCCCTTCTCGAATTTGGGAGTTGGGGCTCGGGGCTCTACTGGCCCTGGGGGCCTTCCCACAGGTGCGTAAAGCCTGGCTGCTGGAGCTGGTGGCGGCTGCCGGAATCGCGATGATTCTCTGCAGTGTCTTTGTTTACGATTCCTCCACGCCCTTTCCTGGAATCGCCGCTTTGTTGCCCTGTATTGGAGCTGCCGCGCTTATATGGACAGGAGGGTGTCGGCAAACGGTTGTTGCTCGGCTGCTGCAATTACGGATTCTAGTGGCGGTAGGACTAATTTCCTATTCCCTGTATTTATGGCATTGGCCAATTCTGGTTTTGCTCCGGCTTCTTAACGGGGCAGCAGAACTTCCCCTGATACTGGCGTTGGCTGCGATTGTTTTATCTCTCATTTTAGCCTGGCTCAGTTGGCGGTTTGTAGAAGCCCCGTTTCGCCGTACCCCCGCGAAGGGGCTTTCCCGTCGGGGCCTGGCTTTGTCACTGGGAGCTGTAGGAACACTTATCATGAGTGTTTCCCTGGTTATCAATATAAAAAAAGGAGTGCCCTCAAGGCTGCCGGAGCCGGTATATTCAGCTTATGAGAGCGCTAGATCACGCACACCCGAAGAGCGCCGCTGTATGAAGCTTGCACCCTCCGAGGGGCTTTGTGAGGTGGGGGCACCCGACGACGACTCCCAGGTAGACTATCTACTCTGGGGAGATTCCCATGCGGGTGCTTTTATTCCAGGGTTTGAGCGTTGGCTTGAGGCTGAGGGGTACAGTGGAATTGTAGCTGCAAAGTCTGCTTGTGCGCCGCTTCTGGATGTAATTCGTTTGGAAATGGGTGCATCCCATGGGTGTGACCGCTTTAATGAAGATGTCATGGGGATGCTGGAGCGTCGCTCTGATATAGGCACAGTTGTTTTGGTGGCTCGCTGGGCCCTATTAGCCGAGGGCACTCGATCTCCTGGAGAAGGCGGGCCGTCGGCAGTTTTGGGATTGGCGGGAGATAAAGATGGCCCTCAGATAAATGGAGTCCAATCCAGTCGAAACTATGAGTTATTTGATTATGGACTTCGGCAAACTATCGCCAGAATTCGTGCTTCGGGCCGCAGCGTGGTGATTATTGAGGGGATTCCAGAGATTTCTTTTTCCGTACCATTGGCTATTGCTAGCGCGGAGTTTATTGGGGCTCGGGTACAAGCGGCGCCGACACTAGAACAAGTGGTGGAGCGTAACAGTCGGGTAAGGGCGACTTTTGAGGCCTTGTCGGAGGAGTTTGAAATACAGCGAGGTAGTCTTGTGCCGGAGCTTTGCCCTTCAGAATGCCAAATACAGGTGGAGGGGCGGTCGCTGTATCGCGACGATGATCATCTAAGCACTTTTGGTTCAGAGATGCTGGTACCAGGCTTGATGAATCGACTATTAATGGCGAGCTCGAATATAAGGCCAGGTGGTTAG